The proteins below come from a single Plantactinospora sp. KBS50 genomic window:
- a CDS encoding thioesterase II family protein encodes MRVCPIQPPGRENRKTEPLFTRVGPLVRELAGEITAAVRSPYAILGHSTGALCAFEVIRELARTGGPLPVHLFVCGRPAPQHPLTPSDLAGMSVPELETFLRDLEGTPEAILSDHGLLKWMQPLLAADFAVNEHYTFEPDRPLDIPITAFGGRTDPVASEELMAAWKEQTTADFALHLLDGGHFAIFDEAPRVHAEIAAALRDEASRDVASRDGRASRDGGASRDGGASRDAAGAEAGR; translated from the coding sequence GTGCGGGTCTGCCCGATCCAGCCGCCGGGCCGGGAGAACCGCAAGACCGAGCCGCTGTTCACCCGGGTCGGGCCGCTGGTGCGGGAACTGGCCGGCGAGATCACCGCCGCGGTGCGGTCGCCGTACGCCATCCTCGGGCACAGCACCGGCGCGCTGTGCGCCTTCGAGGTCATCCGCGAGCTTGCCCGCACCGGCGGCCCGCTGCCGGTGCACCTGTTCGTCTGCGGCCGGCCGGCGCCGCAGCATCCGCTGACCCCCAGCGACCTGGCCGGGATGTCCGTGCCGGAGCTGGAGACGTTCCTGCGGGATCTGGAGGGCACGCCGGAGGCGATCCTGTCCGACCACGGGCTGCTGAAATGGATGCAGCCGCTGCTGGCCGCCGACTTCGCGGTCAACGAGCACTACACCTTCGAACCCGACCGGCCGCTGGACATCCCGATCACCGCTTTCGGCGGCCGTACCGATCCGGTGGCCAGCGAGGAGCTGATGGCGGCCTGGAAGGAACAGACCACCGCCGACTTCGCGCTGCACCTGCTCGACGGCGGCCACTTCGCGATCTTCGACGAGGCGCCGCGGGTGCACGCCGAGATCGCCGCCGCGCTGCGGGACGAGGCGTCGCGGGACGTGGCGTCGCGGGACGGGCGAGCGTCGCGGGACGGGGGCGCGTCGCGGGACGGGGGCGCGTCGCGGGACGCGGCCGGGGCGGAGGCCGGGCGATGA
- a CDS encoding penicillin acylase family protein — protein MACGAHRTRYRRLWRLPTARVSGAAAAATLAGAALGAALAPPALPAAVLALGTAGIGTYAYRGRARLAMERRLVRALSAAAPGCPGEVAVAGLAGPVHARVRSDGVTEIEAESWLDAVRGLGYVLARDRGFQLDLLRRTAAGRLAQVCGKVALPSDRQYRALDLAPAATRAAGELAAPERDLLDAFAGGVNAAWERHGPPFECRFLAYRPAPWVPADSLLVALLMYHSLSWTESAKRAEAVTRQVLPPAVADFLLPGPADSASPATSRGPADRTVPAGLAELRAAEVEAGVAETLVQVDRGTAGSNCWVRSGGPEDTPAGPAEPGAAGGPVEPGGPVLAGDLHLPLAMPNLLYEVDLRWSGGQVRGLIAAGLPVVLVGSNGRLAWGVTNLGADVLDLVPVTGRPETRTERIQVRGRPAVPVEVARVGALPVAQRPLLGRPVALDWAGYDPRSLDLRFQRLVGAASVADGVAVLDDAHGIALNVLLTDVSGRMAHLATGLLPRRPAGADPDRDAGVPGRPGGSGYLTGPQRPRLLDPAAGFLVSANDAALPQQPFRIGYDPDPGHRARRLRDLLAGAVGTGPAMRELQHDLAAEAYRDYRDLAVPALRGRNDRLADLLAGWDGTADAGSRAFGVLVLLRQILARQVLTPYLAACHAHDPTYRYPYQMLDRPVLAILRRRDPALLPRAAEAGGWDAFVAGCAERAAGLAAAAGRGGGAWRRLPPVLSRWVPPARRPPRWGRLNAVGLRHPLAALAPWSAGLLGVEPRPQPGALHVVRTCVPGFGSVGRAVLTPGRDGFAAVDLPGGQSGHPLSPHFADRHAEWSGAPPRPRRPPRVACRYELRPADGPGGDPAVRPVAAPVVGKGEAAR, from the coding sequence ATGGCCTGCGGCGCGCACCGCACCCGCTACCGGCGGCTGTGGCGGCTGCCGACGGCCCGGGTCAGCGGTGCCGCGGCGGCGGCGACGCTGGCCGGTGCCGCGCTGGGCGCCGCGCTGGCCCCGCCCGCGCTGCCGGCCGCCGTGCTGGCGCTGGGCACCGCCGGCATCGGGACGTACGCCTACCGGGGCCGCGCCCGGCTGGCGATGGAACGCCGGCTGGTCCGGGCGCTGAGCGCCGCCGCGCCGGGCTGCCCGGGCGAGGTGGCGGTCGCCGGCCTGGCCGGGCCGGTGCACGCCCGGGTCCGCTCCGACGGCGTCACCGAGATCGAGGCCGAGTCCTGGCTGGACGCGGTCCGCGGGCTGGGGTACGTGCTGGCCCGGGACCGGGGCTTCCAACTGGACCTGCTGCGCCGTACCGCCGCCGGTCGGCTGGCCCAGGTGTGCGGCAAGGTCGCGCTGCCCAGCGACCGGCAGTACCGGGCGCTGGACCTGGCGCCGGCCGCGACCCGGGCGGCCGGGGAACTGGCGGCGCCGGAGCGGGACCTGCTGGACGCCTTCGCCGGCGGCGTCAACGCGGCGTGGGAGCGGCACGGTCCGCCGTTCGAGTGCCGGTTCCTGGCCTACCGGCCGGCGCCCTGGGTTCCGGCGGACAGCCTGCTGGTCGCGCTGCTGATGTACCACTCGCTGTCCTGGACCGAGTCGGCCAAGCGCGCCGAGGCGGTCACCCGGCAGGTGCTGCCGCCGGCCGTCGCCGACTTCCTCCTGCCCGGCCCGGCCGATTCCGCGTCGCCGGCGACGTCCCGCGGGCCGGCCGACCGCACGGTGCCGGCGGGGCTGGCCGAGTTGCGCGCGGCCGAGGTCGAGGCCGGTGTGGCCGAGACGCTGGTGCAGGTCGACCGCGGTACGGCCGGCTCCAACTGCTGGGTCCGCTCCGGCGGCCCCGAAGACACCCCCGCCGGGCCGGCGGAACCGGGCGCCGCCGGGGGTCCGGTGGAACCCGGCGGCCCGGTCCTGGCCGGCGACCTGCACCTGCCGCTGGCCATGCCGAACCTGCTGTACGAGGTGGACCTGCGCTGGTCCGGCGGGCAGGTGCGGGGGCTGATCGCGGCCGGCCTGCCGGTGGTGCTGGTCGGCAGCAACGGCCGGCTGGCCTGGGGGGTGACGAACCTCGGCGCGGACGTGCTGGACCTCGTCCCGGTCACCGGCCGGCCCGAGACCCGGACCGAACGCATCCAGGTGCGCGGCCGGCCGGCCGTACCGGTCGAGGTGGCGCGGGTCGGCGCGCTGCCGGTCGCGCAGCGACCGCTGCTGGGTCGCCCGGTGGCGCTGGACTGGGCCGGGTACGACCCCCGCAGCCTGGACCTGCGCTTTCAGCGGCTGGTCGGCGCGGCCTCGGTGGCCGACGGCGTCGCCGTGCTGGACGACGCGCACGGCATCGCGTTGAACGTGCTGCTCACCGACGTCTCCGGCCGGATGGCGCACCTGGCGACCGGCCTGCTGCCGCGCCGTCCCGCGGGCGCCGACCCCGATCGGGACGCGGGCGTACCGGGGCGACCCGGCGGCTCCGGCTACCTGACCGGCCCGCAGCGACCCCGGCTGCTCGACCCGGCCGCCGGGTTCCTGGTCTCGGCCAACGACGCGGCGCTGCCGCAGCAACCCTTCCGGATCGGGTACGACCCCGACCCCGGTCACCGGGCGCGGCGGCTGCGGGACCTGCTGGCCGGGGCGGTCGGCACCGGCCCGGCCATGCGGGAACTCCAGCACGACCTGGCCGCCGAGGCGTACCGGGACTACCGGGACCTGGCCGTGCCGGCGCTGCGCGGCCGCAACGACCGGCTGGCCGACCTGCTCGCCGGCTGGGACGGCACCGCGGACGCCGGCTCGCGGGCCTTCGGGGTGCTGGTCCTGTTGCGACAGATCCTGGCCCGGCAGGTGCTCACGCCGTACCTGGCGGCCTGCCACGCGCACGACCCGACGTACCGGTACCCGTACCAGATGCTGGACCGCCCGGTGCTGGCCATCCTGCGCCGGCGCGACCCGGCGCTGCTGCCCCGCGCGGCCGAGGCCGGCGGCTGGGACGCGTTCGTGGCCGGCTGCGCCGAGCGGGCGGCCGGGCTGGCCGCCGCGGCCGGCCGCGGCGGCGGAGCGTGGCGCCGGCTGCCGCCCGTGCTGTCGCGGTGGGTGCCGCCCGCCCGCCGGCCGCCGCGGTGGGGCCGGCTCAACGCGGTCGGCCTGCGGCACCCGCTGGCGGCGCTGGCACCCTGGTCGGCCGGGCTGCTCGGGGTGGAGCCCAGGCCGCAGCCGGGTGCGCTGCACGTCGTGCGGACCTGCGTACCCGGCTTCGGCTCGGTCGGCCGGGCCGTGCTGACGCCCGGCCGGGACGGGTTCGCCGCGGTGGACCTGCCGGGCGGGCAGTCGGGCCACCCGCTGAGCCCGCACTTCGCCGACCGGCACGCGGAGTGGTCCGGTGCGCCGCCGCGGCCCCGGCGACCGCCGCGGGTGGCGTGCCGGTACGAGCTGCGGCCGGCGGACGGCCCCGGCGGTGATCCGGCCGTCCGGCCCGTGGCAGCACCCGTTGTCGGCAAGGGAGAGGCGGCAAGATGA